From one Peptoniphilaceae bacterium AMB_02 genomic stretch:
- a CDS encoding bifunctional homocysteine S-methyltransferase/methylenetetrahydrofolate reductase — protein MNNDLLIFDGAMGTYYRNIAKNPLPECEMANLFDRDTVLKIHQEYVAAGANAIKTNTFGANSISLSAMPDIIEKIIIAACELAFQVAKENNVKVFADIGPIEGEDSESIIQEYKSIIDIFLDQGIENFLFETFSTPDYLHELSEYIRSKTENPFIIASFAIGPDGYTRSSYNGENLIMEMAEHFDAVGFNCVSGPYHLLEYVKNIKLPLTKLSIMPNAGYPTVVGNRTYYADNSSYFANTMTEFMDLGFEILGGCCGTTPEHIQKLADTVKSRETEAPVVVHSRKTQRLHTEPSENLFYKKLQSGKRVIAVEYDPPASCDIKEYMNNVRKLKSVGVDAITIADCPVGRARYDSSLMAFKIKNEIDIDPIVHLTCRDRNLNATKALLLGLNVENILNLILVTGDPIPSAQRDEIKSVFNFNSTLLTKYINELNENLFTNKMITSGALNINALNFEHELRKAKKKEEMGTKVFFTQPILSQSALVNLKLSKENLDAKLMGGFIPIVSHRNAVFMNEEIAGITVDTDIIKLYENIDADEATRKAVDLTLEFIQKAEDYLDGIYLITPFNRVDIIEKIVDKL, from the coding sequence ATGAACAATGATTTATTGATATTTGACGGTGCCATGGGCACCTATTATAGAAATATAGCTAAAAATCCGCTTCCTGAATGTGAGATGGCAAATCTCTTCGACAGAGATACTGTGCTTAAAATCCACCAAGAATATGTAGCTGCCGGTGCAAACGCTATAAAAACCAATACTTTCGGAGCGAATTCCATTTCACTTTCTGCCATGCCGGATATCATCGAAAAGATAATTATTGCTGCCTGCGAACTTGCATTTCAGGTTGCAAAAGAAAATAATGTAAAGGTCTTTGCAGATATTGGTCCTATAGAAGGAGAAGACTCGGAGTCCATAATACAGGAATATAAGAGTATAATAGATATTTTTCTAGACCAGGGGATTGAGAACTTTTTATTTGAAACATTTTCTACGCCTGATTATCTTCATGAGCTTTCTGAGTATATAAGAAGCAAAACAGAGAATCCATTTATTATAGCTTCCTTTGCCATCGGTCCCGATGGATATACCAGATCCAGCTATAATGGCGAAAATCTAATTATGGAAATGGCTGAGCATTTTGATGCTGTGGGCTTTAACTGTGTCTCCGGTCCATATCATCTATTGGAATATGTAAAGAATATAAAACTTCCACTGACCAAGCTTTCAATTATGCCGAATGCGGGTTATCCTACAGTAGTCGGAAATAGAACTTACTATGCCGACAACTCATCGTACTTTGCCAATACTATGACCGAGTTTATGGATCTTGGTTTTGAAATATTGGGAGGATGCTGCGGAACCACTCCGGAACATATACAAAAACTGGCAGATACAGTCAAGAGCAGAGAAACCGAGGCTCCTGTCGTAGTACATTCCAGAAAAACTCAAAGGCTTCATACCGAACCAAGTGAAAATCTATTCTATAAAAAATTACAATCCGGTAAGAGAGTTATAGCCGTCGAATACGATCCTCCTGCCTCTTGTGATATTAAAGAATACATGAACAATGTCAGAAAGCTAAAATCAGTCGGTGTGGATGCGATAACTATAGCCGATTGTCCGGTTGGTCGTGCAAGATACGACAGTTCACTGATGGCTTTTAAAATAAAAAATGAAATAGATATAGATCCCATAGTCCACTTGACTTGTAGAGACAGGAATTTAAATGCCACTAAGGCACTGCTACTTGGACTGAATGTAGAGAATATTCTAAACCTGATTCTAGTTACGGGAGATCCTATTCCAAGTGCACAGAGAGATGAAATAAAGTCGGTATTTAATTTCAATTCCACGCTTTTGACCAAGTACATCAATGAACTCAATGAAAATCTGTTCACCAATAAAATGATAACTTCAGGTGCACTTAATATCAATGCACTTAACTTTGAACATGAACTTAGAAAAGCTAAGAAAAAAGAAGAAATGGGAACTAAAGTATTCTTCACTCAGCCGATATTGTCGCAAAGTGCCCTTGTGAATTTAAAGCTTTCAAAAGAAAATCTGGATGCTAAGTTAATGGGAGGCTTCATACCCATAGTAAGTCACAGGAATGCAGTCTTTATGAATGAGGAGATTGCCGGAATTACAGTCGACACAGATATAATTAAACTCTACGAGAATATAGATGCTGATGAGGCAACCAGGAAGGCTGTGGATTTAACACTTGAATTCATCCAAAAAGCCGAAGATTATTTAGATGGAATTTATTTGATTACCCCCTTTAACAGGGTAGATATTATCGAAAAAATAGTGGATAAATTATAA
- a CDS encoding aromatic ring-hydroxylating dioxygenase subunit alpha encodes MIRNQWYSILTSKEVKNKPVGIKRLSMDIVLFRDKDGNVHGFYDQCSHRGAKLSKGKIVGDCIQCPFHGIQFNPQGICETIPANGRSSNEDYERFNLKKLILKEVYGIIFLWWGEDEPGEIRFFEELLDKDYSDAELYDPWSTHYSRVIENQLDVIHLPFVHHNTIGRGNRTLVNGPSINWEDDNTLIFSPNNEVDRGQKPKKPSETKPGRTYLKFIFPNMWVNFIIDKVKILALFVPVDEENTMLIIRLYNRLTGIKVIDGFIAWTSKLFNLIVERQDRRVVITQRPKTTKLKMGENLVQGDLPIIEYRRRREELKEKR; translated from the coding sequence ATGATTAGGAATCAATGGTATTCCATACTTACATCTAAAGAGGTAAAAAACAAACCTGTCGGCATTAAAAGACTCAGTATGGATATTGTATTATTTCGAGATAAAGACGGAAATGTACACGGTTTCTATGATCAGTGTAGTCATAGAGGAGCCAAATTGAGTAAGGGTAAAATTGTAGGTGACTGTATACAATGCCCTTTTCACGGTATCCAGTTTAATCCTCAAGGTATATGTGAGACTATTCCTGCAAACGGAAGATCTTCTAATGAAGATTATGAAAGATTCAATCTAAAAAAATTGATATTAAAAGAAGTATATGGAATTATTTTTCTATGGTGGGGAGAAGATGAACCGGGAGAAATAAGATTTTTTGAAGAGCTTTTAGACAAGGATTATTCGGATGCAGAACTATACGATCCATGGTCCACTCACTATTCAAGAGTCATAGAAAACCAGCTAGATGTAATTCACTTGCCCTTTGTCCATCACAATACCATAGGAAGAGGAAACAGGACGCTGGTAAATGGACCAAGTATTAACTGGGAGGACGATAATACTCTTATTTTCAGTCCGAACAATGAAGTGGATAGGGGACAAAAACCAAAAAAACCGAGTGAAACTAAACCGGGTAGAACATATTTAAAATTTATCTTCCCAAATATGTGGGTGAATTTCATTATTGACAAGGTTAAAATACTTGCATTATTCGTTCCTGTGGATGAGGAAAATACCATGCTCATTATCAGATTATACAACAGGCTTACCGGGATAAAAGTCATAGACGGATTTATTGCATGGACTTCTAAATTATTTAACTTAATCGTAGAAAGACAGGACAGAAGAGTCGTTATTACTCAAAGACCAAAGACTACTAAACTAAAAATGGGAGAGAACTTAGTCCAAGGGGATTTACCTATTATAGAATATAGGAGAAGACGTGAAGAATTAAAGGAAAAGAGGTAA
- a CDS encoding MarR family transcriptional regulator, which yields MLICDISILNRMGKLLLDERLKNAGFIWREMVVLMVLEEKPGATQNFVVKFLQTDKANVSNLITTMEERDLIVRRTCEEDRRFKGLYLTESAIGHLPQLHKIVNEWEKECYSSLTQEELKVYKELNKKIIENMLFKERN from the coding sequence TTGTTAATCTGTGATATCAGCATTCTTAACCGCATGGGTAAGCTTCTGTTGGATGAACGCTTAAAAAATGCCGGATTTATATGGAGAGAGATGGTTGTATTGATGGTTCTAGAAGAAAAACCCGGCGCAACTCAGAATTTTGTGGTCAAATTCCTTCAAACAGATAAGGCAAATGTAAGCAATCTAATAACTACAATGGAGGAGAGGGATTTAATAGTAAGGCGAACATGCGAGGAGGATAGAAGATTTAAAGGTCTTTACCTTACCGAAAGTGCAATTGGTCATCTTCCGCAGCTTCATAAAATAGTGAATGAATGGGAAAAGGAGTGCTATTCTTCCTTAACTCAAGAAGAACTGAAGGTATACAAGGAACTTAATAAGAAGATTATTGAAAATATGCTATTTAAAGAAAGAAATTGA
- a CDS encoding hemolysin III family protein — MNNKLYTIKEEIMNAITHGLGVVLTIGFTIPILINAAKVGNSTKIMAFTIYMICLTAMFLSSTLYHSITNVKAKKHLRLVDHCAIFLCIAGTYTPILLLGLKGLVSSIMLGIVWTIAILGIIIKIVSFKKTNLKGAEKFSIFLYLAMGWMSLIIAGSIVRQLGWSFFLYLVLGGILYSVGVYFYRNRNIKFNHAIWHLFILAASASMFIGIAYYLG, encoded by the coding sequence ATGAACAATAAATTATATACAATCAAAGAAGAAATTATGAATGCCATAACTCATGGTTTGGGAGTGGTCTTGACCATCGGATTTACAATCCCTATCTTGATAAATGCAGCAAAAGTCGGTAATTCTACCAAAATAATGGCATTTACCATTTACATGATTTGTTTAACGGCTATGTTCTTGTCCTCTACACTTTATCACTCGATAACCAATGTAAAGGCGAAGAAACATCTAAGATTGGTAGATCACTGTGCAATATTCCTATGCATCGCAGGAACCTATACTCCGATACTCCTACTTGGTCTTAAAGGCTTAGTCAGCAGTATCATGCTGGGAATCGTATGGACGATCGCAATACTTGGGATTATCATTAAAATAGTGTCCTTCAAAAAAACCAATTTAAAAGGCGCAGAGAAATTCTCAATATTTCTATATCTAGCCATGGGCTGGATGTCCTTGATAATTGCAGGAAGCATAGTGAGACAATTGGGATGGAGCTTCTTTCTGTATCTCGTCCTGGGAGGAATCCTATATTCAGTAGGAGTTTACTTCTATAGAAACAGAAATATCAAGTTCAACCATGCAATCTGGCATTTGTTCATACTTGCTGCATCAGCCAGTATGTTTATAGGGATTGCGTATTATTTAGGATAG
- a CDS encoding DUF1836 domain-containing protein: MNELALENKPIEVYEWENIPDFGIYSDQLLTIINDSEIINDTDQYMTSSMINNYVKLQVIEKPKKKKYYRYQIAALMMIALMKSIMSIKDIGVFISKSQREIGIDRLYHIFCESIKNKGNSPEDSILEEEKRYRRALDSMVKAINSKRELGIILKDFSNNEV, from the coding sequence ATGAACGAGTTAGCTTTAGAGAATAAACCAATTGAAGTATATGAATGGGAAAATATTCCGGATTTTGGAATATATAGCGATCAATTACTCACAATTATCAATGATTCAGAAATAATAAACGATACTGATCAATACATGACCTCAAGTATGATTAATAACTATGTGAAGCTTCAGGTTATAGAAAAACCTAAAAAGAAAAAATACTATCGATATCAAATAGCGGCACTTATGATGATTGCTCTAATGAAATCAATTATGAGTATTAAAGATATCGGAGTATTCATATCAAAATCGCAAAGAGAAATTGGCATAGACAGACTTTATCATATCTTTTGTGAATCGATAAAAAATAAAGGTAATTCACCGGAAGATTCTATTTTAGAAGAGGAAAAAAGATATAGAAGAGCCCTGGACAGCATGGTAAAAGCCATCAATTCCAAGCGTGAACTGGGGATTATACTTAAGGATTTCTCAAATAATGAGGTATGA
- the hemZ gene encoding coproporphyrinogen dehydrogenase HemZ — translation MINIRLVGHHYEHDVFELVRVFFPGMPINIIREQRGSFHGLFLESIYDEKSQMATALLTESKEEIARSEISMEQFTCLKLLKNPEVKMIKSAIYDALSAYTGKVLPWGIMTGIRPVKVAHSMIEKGINHEDGIKCLTELFRISEKNAGMMYDIADRQSKYLVFDEKSFSLYVNIPFCPSRCIYCSFPTVIYERYKDTVSEYVDKLIEEIQLTKDLMEGKSLSTVYIGGGTPSSIPVRELQRIIQKIKEVFGEPKTGEFTVECGRADTITTPLIRMLVENGVNRISINPQSLVDDTLERIGRKHTEKEVFEAYNLSRRLGMQIINMDLIIGLPGENQEDVKNTLKKLEKMDPENLTIHTLAIKKGSDLNRKSDIILEDSDMVRNMLDITQEYAEDADYYPYYLYRQKNILGNFENIGYSKYGFECIYNIISMEEAQTIVGIGMGAVSKFYFPDEDRIERIANFKSIEEYINRFYEQIRRKESVLEE, via the coding sequence ATGATTAATATTAGACTTGTTGGACATCATTACGAACACGATGTATTTGAACTCGTAAGAGTATTTTTTCCTGGTATGCCAATCAATATAATAAGAGAACAGAGAGGTTCATTTCACGGTCTGTTCTTAGAATCGATATACGATGAAAAATCTCAAATGGCTACAGCATTACTGACTGAATCAAAAGAAGAGATAGCTCGTTCGGAGATATCCATGGAACAGTTCACCTGCCTGAAACTGTTAAAGAACCCGGAAGTAAAAATGATTAAGTCGGCAATCTACGATGCCCTATCCGCTTACACCGGCAAGGTCTTGCCTTGGGGGATAATGACGGGAATAAGACCTGTAAAAGTAGCGCATAGTATGATTGAAAAGGGAATAAATCATGAAGACGGTATAAAATGTCTTACAGAACTTTTTAGAATAAGCGAAAAGAATGCCGGGATGATGTATGATATAGCAGACAGGCAGAGCAAGTACCTGGTATTTGACGAAAAGAGTTTTTCACTCTATGTAAATATCCCATTTTGCCCGAGTAGATGCATCTACTGTTCATTCCCGACAGTTATCTATGAAAGGTATAAAGACACCGTAAGTGAATACGTAGATAAATTGATTGAAGAAATCCAATTGACCAAAGACTTAATGGAAGGCAAGAGCCTTAGTACTGTATACATTGGCGGAGGCACACCTTCTTCCATACCGGTTAGAGAATTACAGCGAATAATCCAAAAGATTAAAGAAGTTTTTGGAGAACCTAAGACGGGCGAGTTCACAGTCGAATGCGGAAGAGCCGATACAATCACAACTCCACTGATTAGAATGCTTGTAGAAAACGGAGTCAATAGGATAAGTATAAATCCACAGTCATTGGTGGATGACACTCTAGAAAGAATAGGCAGAAAGCATACTGAAAAAGAAGTCTTTGAAGCATACAATCTTTCCAGACGACTTGGAATGCAGATAATCAACATGGATTTAATTATAGGACTTCCCGGTGAAAATCAGGAAGATGTCAAAAATACTCTGAAAAAACTTGAAAAAATGGACCCGGAAAATCTTACCATACACACATTGGCAATTAAGAAAGGATCCGATTTAAATAGAAAGTCGGACATAATCCTTGAAGATTCGGATATGGTGAGAAATATGCTGGACATTACTCAGGAATATGCAGAAGATGCAGATTATTATCCATACTATCTCTACAGACAGAAAAATATCTTGGGAAATTTTGAAAATATAGGATATTCAAAGTACGGATTTGAATGCATCTACAATATCATCAGCATGGAAGAAGCTCAAACCATTGTCGGTATCGGTATGGGAGCAGTATCCAAGTTTTATTTTCCTGATGAAGACAGAATAGAGAGAATAGCTAATTTTAAGAGCATAGAAGAGTATATAAACAGGTTTTATGAACAGATAAGACGAAAAGAATCAGTATTGGAAGAATAA
- a CDS encoding metallophosphoesterase family protein: MKNSGRTALISDIHSNYISLEVLYYELKTENIDNIIFLGDYLTDCPYPMKTVEIIKALKDEYNSVFIRGNREDYLLDYYYNKPDWSSPSGRGSLKYTYDNTDLEFVEFFIDMPLSIIDENHIYCHGSPEKNTELLHWNRENTDNWLLKTDLDIIGGHTHVQGIYTKHGRTIINPGSVGIALGKGKEGNYAIMENKNGEIRYELKSYPYDYMKLYKEFLKSNLFEIGGYFTRAIYRNIVTGKPITMFLLRDAFNAARAEGIEGDIIPESYWARAAEKYGLTGDLND; the protein is encoded by the coding sequence ATGAAAAATAGCGGAAGAACAGCTTTAATAAGCGATATTCACAGTAATTATATATCCTTGGAAGTACTATACTATGAGCTCAAGACTGAGAATATAGATAATATAATTTTTTTAGGCGACTACTTGACCGATTGCCCCTATCCTATGAAAACCGTTGAGATTATCAAAGCACTTAAGGATGAATACAACTCTGTATTTATTAGGGGAAATAGAGAGGATTATTTACTTGATTACTACTACAATAAACCCGATTGGAGCTCGCCTTCCGGCAGAGGATCATTGAAGTATACCTATGATAATACCGATTTGGAATTTGTCGAATTCTTTATTGATATGCCTTTGAGCATAATCGATGAGAATCATATTTATTGTCATGGATCTCCCGAGAAAAATACCGAGCTACTTCACTGGAACAGGGAAAACACTGATAATTGGCTTTTGAAAACGGATTTAGACATCATAGGCGGTCATACCCATGTTCAAGGCATCTATACGAAGCACGGAAGGACCATTATAAACCCCGGATCAGTCGGAATAGCTTTGGGTAAGGGAAAAGAAGGCAATTATGCAATAATGGAAAACAAAAATGGTGAAATAAGATATGAACTAAAAAGCTATCCTTATGACTATATGAAATTGTATAAGGAGTTTTTAAAGAGCAATCTATTTGAAATAGGCGGATACTTCACCAGAGCCATATATAGAAATATTGTAACCGGAAAGCCAATCACCATGTTTCTACTCAGAGATGCATTTAATGCTGCAAGAGCGGAAGGAATTGAAGGTGATATTATTCCGGAATCTTATTGGGCGAGGGCCGCTGAAAAATATGGATTAACCGGTGATTTAAATGATTAA
- a CDS encoding aminotransferase class I/II-fold pyridoxal phosphate-dependent enzyme has product MYNFRNDYSQGAHGDILNRIVQNNYEVNPGYGLDMHCMKAHNLIENELGRSDVDIHFISGGTQTNLLAAAAFLKPYQSIIAIETAHILDNETGAIEATGHKIIEVKGVNGKLPTSRIDEVMRAYGSEAKTQPKMVYITNATETGTLYTLKELQEISEKCKEYGLLLYLDGARLAVALTAETNDISLKDIANYCDAFFIGGTKNGLIIGEALVIVNDSLKPGFRYMYKQRGAMLAKGFFMGSQFEALFENGLFYKLGRHANEMAKKLADGLVSAGVELYEKHYSNQIFILTSDEIIEKLKRDFLFEIMILPDGQKVVRFVTSWGTTEDEVDALIGFFEDVKNEK; this is encoded by the coding sequence ATGTATAATTTTAGAAACGATTATAGCCAGGGGGCACATGGTGATATTCTAAACAGAATAGTACAAAATAACTATGAGGTCAACCCGGGCTATGGACTTGATATGCACTGCATGAAGGCTCATAATCTTATAGAAAATGAACTGGGAAGATCTGATGTAGACATACACTTTATCTCGGGAGGTACTCAAACCAATCTACTTGCAGCAGCCGCTTTTTTAAAACCATACCAGTCTATAATCGCAATTGAAACAGCTCATATACTGGACAATGAGACAGGTGCCATAGAAGCCACAGGTCATAAGATTATAGAAGTAAAAGGAGTTAATGGTAAACTCCCTACGTCCAGAATCGATGAAGTGATGAGAGCATATGGATCTGAAGCAAAAACTCAGCCAAAGATGGTCTATATTACTAATGCTACTGAGACAGGCACCTTATATACCTTAAAAGAACTGCAAGAGATAAGTGAAAAATGTAAAGAGTACGGACTTCTACTTTATCTTGACGGTGCAAGGCTTGCAGTCGCACTTACTGCAGAGACAAATGATATCAGCCTTAAAGATATCGCAAATTATTGTGATGCATTTTTTATAGGTGGAACAAAAAACGGTCTAATAATCGGAGAAGCACTTGTCATTGTCAATGACAGTTTAAAACCCGGATTTAGATATATGTACAAACAAAGAGGAGCCATGCTAGCCAAGGGATTCTTTATGGGAAGTCAATTTGAAGCACTATTTGAAAACGGACTATTCTATAAACTCGGTAGACATGCCAATGAAATGGCAAAAAAACTGGCAGACGGTCTTGTAAGTGCAGGCGTTGAGCTCTATGAGAAACACTATTCCAATCAGATATTTATACTGACAAGTGATGAGATTATAGAAAAGCTAAAAAGAGATTTTCTATTTGAAATAATGATTCTTCCGGACGGACAAAAAGTTGTAAGATTTGTAACATCTTGGGGCACAACAGAAGATGAAGTGGATGCACTGATTGGATTTTTCGAAGATGTAAAAAATGAAAAATAG
- a CDS encoding peptidylprolyl isomerase has protein sequence MSLDQLREPQKGDKVATIITNMGDIKIRLFPKAAPLTVDNFVRLSEEGYYNGVIFHRVIPDFMIQGGDPTGTGRGGESIYGRPFDDEFDVDYRNFRGALSMANAGPDTNGSQFFIVQLESVPEDGLEQMRAVGADGGYHDDIIETYEKLGGAYWLDFRHTVFGQVYEGMDVVDSISRVRRDPMDKPLEDVVIEEVKIEEF, from the coding sequence ATGTCATTAGATCAATTAAGAGAACCGCAAAAAGGAGATAAGGTAGCAACTATCATCACAAATATGGGAGATATTAAAATAAGATTATTCCCAAAGGCAGCACCACTTACAGTTGATAACTTCGTAAGACTAAGTGAGGAAGGATACTATAATGGAGTTATCTTCCATAGGGTAATTCCGGACTTTATGATTCAGGGAGGAGATCCAACCGGAACCGGCAGAGGCGGAGAATCGATATACGGTCGTCCATTTGACGATGAATTTGATGTAGACTACAGGAACTTTAGAGGGGCATTGAGCATGGCAAATGCTGGTCCTGATACAAATGGCAGCCAGTTCTTCATAGTACAATTGGAGTCGGTTCCTGAGGACGGCTTAGAACAGATGAGAGCCGTTGGAGCTGATGGCGGTTACCATGACGATATAATAGAAACTTATGAGAAACTGGGTGGTGCATACTGGCTTGATTTTAGACATACTGTTTTCGGTCAAGTGTACGAGGGTATGGATGTCGTGGACAGTATAAGTAGAGTAAGAAGAGACCCTATGGATAAACCATTAGAGGATGTCGTAATTGAGGAAGTTAAAATAGAGGAATTTTAA
- a CDS encoding ectonucleotide pyrophosphatase/phosphodiesterase yields MKKKLIVMSFDALGDIDSEVFEKLPGFRYLIDNGAYIKKVKSVYPTLTYACHASISTGRYPREHGIINNLLLQPSKDKMDWYWYEKNIQGDTLFRAARRKGLKTAAVLWPVSAKGNIDYNIAEIIPHRPWHNQVIVSLLNSNPMLVYKLDKKFGHLRKGLSQPELDNFIEACFLDLIKTYGPDVIMAHFIAVDEMKHNHGIHAQEVKDAILTYDERIRNVVELLESRNELANTNLIVLSDHSQIDLKTGLRVNSFLNEKGYFKLKGGKINKFDAIMHEAGGAAYIYSKHMDHKSLNKLRAHLEEFREKYEGIEEIYTSEEAEAMGADPECAFMLEAEAGYYFIQDMNGEIVDHSLPHHKATHGYSPDKPNYSAVFFAIGPDFKNITIENANLVDIAPTISKAMDLGLEGATGRRLTEILV; encoded by the coding sequence ATGAAGAAGAAATTAATTGTAATGTCTTTCGATGCATTGGGTGATATTGACTCGGAGGTCTTTGAAAAACTTCCGGGATTTAGATATCTTATAGATAATGGAGCATATATAAAAAAGGTAAAGTCAGTATATCCAACTCTGACTTATGCTTGTCATGCCAGTATAAGTACGGGTAGATATCCGAGGGAACATGGGATTATTAACAATCTGCTATTACAACCGTCCAAAGACAAAATGGATTGGTATTGGTATGAAAAAAATATACAGGGAGATACTCTGTTTAGGGCGGCAAGAAGAAAAGGACTTAAAACAGCAGCTGTACTATGGCCGGTATCAGCCAAGGGCAATATAGACTATAATATTGCCGAGATAATACCACATAGACCTTGGCATAATCAGGTAATTGTATCACTTCTAAACAGTAATCCGATGCTTGTATACAAGCTCGATAAAAAATTTGGACATTTGAGAAAAGGATTATCGCAACCTGAACTCGATAATTTTATAGAAGCATGTTTTTTAGATCTCATAAAGACTTACGGTCCGGATGTTATAATGGCTCATTTTATTGCAGTTGATGAAATGAAACACAATCATGGAATTCACGCTCAGGAAGTAAAAGATGCGATATTAACATATGATGAAAGAATAAGAAATGTAGTAGAACTACTGGAATCCAGAAATGAACTCGCAAACACGAATCTAATAGTATTAAGTGATCATTCCCAAATAGATTTGAAGACGGGACTGAGAGTCAACTCGTTTTTAAATGAAAAGGGTTACTTTAAACTAAAAGGCGGTAAAATAAATAAGTTCGATGCTATAATGCATGAAGCCGGAGGAGCAGCTTATATCTATTCAAAGCATATGGATCATAAGTCGCTAAATAAACTTAGGGCTCATTTAGAAGAGTTTAGAGAAAAGTATGAAGGGATAGAGGAGATTTACACTTCAGAAGAAGCCGAAGCAATGGGAGCCGATCCTGAATGTGCATTTATGCTCGAGGCTGAAGCGGGATACTATTTCATTCAGGATATGAATGGAGAGATTGTTGACCACTCACTTCCTCATCACAAGGCAACTCATGGTTATAGTCCGGATAAACCGAATTATTCTGCAGTATTTTTTGCAATAGGTCCTGATTTTAAAAACATTACTATAGAGAATGCAAATCTTGTTGATATCGCTCCGACCATTTCCAAAGCAATGGACTTGGGATTAGAGGGAGCTACAGGAAGAAGATTAACTGAAATTCTCGTTTAA
- the map gene encoding type I methionyl aminopeptidase, with amino-acid sequence MIIIKTPEEIEKMRAAGKILAGVHKRLKEIIKPGITTKYIDEVADEIIEAAGATAEQKGYKGYPFATCTSVNDEICHGFPREDIVLKEGDLITVDMVVNLDGYLADSAWSYIVGEASQEVIDLYNTTKECLYKGIEVAVIGNRIGDIGRAIEEVAKGAGYSVVREFVGHGIGTNIHEDPQVLHYRTPVRGPRITEGMVFTIEPMINAGHWKSKLDDNGWTARTIDGSMSCQFEHTIAITKDGPIILTDQD; translated from the coding sequence ATGATAATTATTAAAACTCCGGAAGAAATTGAAAAAATGAGAGCTGCCGGCAAGATACTTGCCGGCGTTCATAAGAGATTAAAAGAAATTATAAAACCGGGGATTACAACAAAATATATAGATGAAGTAGCAGATGAAATAATAGAAGCTGCAGGAGCCACTGCTGAACAAAAAGGTTATAAAGGTTATCCTTTTGCAACCTGTACTTCAGTAAATGACGAAATCTGTCATGGATTCCCGCGTGAAGATATAGTCTTAAAAGAAGGAGACTTGATTACCGTAGACATGGTAGTCAATCTGGACGGCTATCTTGCAGATTCTGCATGGAGTTATATAGTCGGAGAGGCGAGCCAAGAAGTTATCGACCTTTACAATACGACTAAGGAATGCCTATACAAGGGAATTGAAGTGGCTGTAATCGGAAACAGGATAGGAGATATAGGCAGAGCAATTGAAGAAGTTGCAAAAGGCGCAGGGTATTCAGTTGTAAGAGAATTTGTAGGTCATGGTATAGGAACGAATATACACGAAGATCCTCAAGTGCTTCACTACAGAACACCTGTAAGAGGACCTAGAATAACAGAAGGTATGGTATTTACAATAGAGCCAATGATCAATGCAGGTCACTGGAAATCAAAGCTTGACGATAACGGATGGACGGCTAGAACCATTGACGGATCGATGTCATGCCAATTTGAACATACAATAGCTATAACAAAAGACGGTCCAATCATACTAACAGATCAAGACTGA